One Candidatus Nitrososphaera evergladensis SR1 genomic window carries:
- a CDS encoding Hcp family type VI secretion system effector — protein sequence MPNLGKMQVVASVAVVTSILAGYVAVASFSSASQKISASEALLGIPSADAATVDYFLKIDGIEGESTSDRHKGEINIESFSWGASNTGSASAGGGAGAGKVSFQDISFTKVIDKSSPKLMLATATGQHIKQVTLTGEMSGKKGQQFLQIKLTDVLISSYQQGGSSGAVPTDSFSLNFAKIEFTYYPTNPDGSLGAPMTGGWDIKENKKG from the coding sequence ATGCCAAACCTAGGCAAGATGCAGGTAGTAGCGTCGGTAGCGGTTGTCACGTCGATTCTTGCAGGGTATGTTGCAGTGGCATCTTTTTCTTCTGCGTCGCAAAAGATCTCGGCCAGCGAGGCGCTGCTCGGGATTCCTTCTGCTGATGCTGCCACGGTAGACTATTTTCTAAAGATAGACGGCATTGAAGGAGAATCAACAAGCGACAGGCACAAGGGCGAGATAAACATCGAATCGTTCAGCTGGGGTGCGTCTAACACGGGCTCGGCAAGCGCAGGAGGCGGCGCGGGAGCGGGAAAGGTGTCGTTCCAAGACATCAGTTTTACCAAGGTGATTGACAAGTCATCTCCAAAACTGATGCTTGCAACGGCTACAGGCCAGCACATCAAGCAGGTCACACTCACAGGCGAAATGAGCGGCAAAAAGGGCCAGCAGTTCCTCCAGATCAAGCTGACAGACGTGCTCATCTCCTCGTACCAGCAAGGAGGCAGTTCAGGAGCGGTTCCTACAGACAGCTTCTCGCTCAACTTTGCCAAGATAGAGTTCACGTACTATCCCACAAACCCTGACGGCTCTCTGGGCGCGCCAATGACCGGAGGCTGGGACATAAAGGAGAACAAAAAGGGCTAA
- a CDS encoding inorganic phosphate transporter, with protein MADQSIILVVYGAIGAALFFDFVNGFHDAANSIATIVGTRVLRPIQAVGIAAAANFSGPFIFGTAVAATVGKGIIMPEFSTVDVIIAGLLGATAWDLITWWFGLPSSSSHALIGGLVGSALFAGGLQAIVAPGVEKTLTFMVVSPAMGFAVAGGFALAMMYFLRKKVPGRVNRVFGRLQIVSSAFFSLTHGANDGQKTMGIITALLIAGGLMHSKEFVVPLWVIISAASAIALGTFFGGWRIVKTMAFRLTNLKPYQGFCAETGGGAILTSMAWLGIPVSTTHAISGAIMGVGATKRFSAVRWGLGKRIIYAWVITIPASAAIAAACMWAIKALTG; from the coding sequence GTGGCCGACCAGAGCATAATCCTAGTGGTTTACGGTGCAATCGGCGCGGCTCTGTTTTTTGATTTCGTAAACGGCTTTCATGACGCGGCAAACTCTATCGCAACAATCGTCGGCACAAGGGTGCTCAGACCCATCCAAGCCGTCGGAATTGCAGCGGCGGCCAATTTTAGCGGTCCGTTCATCTTTGGCACGGCCGTGGCCGCCACAGTAGGAAAAGGAATCATCATGCCTGAATTTTCGACTGTGGATGTCATAATAGCGGGGCTTTTGGGTGCAACAGCTTGGGACCTCATAACGTGGTGGTTCGGTCTGCCGTCGTCAAGCAGCCACGCGCTCATCGGCGGGCTGGTAGGCTCGGCGCTCTTTGCAGGCGGTCTGCAGGCCATAGTTGCGCCCGGCGTCGAAAAAACATTGACGTTCATGGTGGTGTCGCCGGCCATGGGCTTTGCAGTCGCAGGCGGCTTTGCGCTTGCGATGATGTACTTTTTGCGCAAAAAGGTGCCCGGCAGGGTCAACAGGGTGTTTGGCAGGCTGCAGATAGTGTCCTCGGCGTTTTTCTCGCTGACGCACGGCGCAAACGACGGGCAAAAGACCATGGGCATCATAACGGCGCTCCTGATCGCAGGCGGCCTGATGCACTCGAAGGAATTTGTCGTCCCGTTGTGGGTGATAATAAGTGCCGCGTCTGCCATAGCGCTTGGCACGTTCTTTGGAGGATGGAGAATAGTCAAGACCATGGCGTTTAGGCTGACGAACCTAAAGCCGTACCAGGGGTTCTGCGCAGAGACGGGCGGCGGCGCCATCCTGACTTCGATGGCGTGGCTTGGGATACCTGTAAGCACTACGCACGCAATTTCTGGCGCAATAATGGGCGTCGGCGCGACAAAGAGGTTTTCCGCAGTAAGATGGGGACTTGGAAAGAGGATAATCTATGCTTGGGTGATAACTATACCGGCAAGCGCCGCCATAGCAGCGGCGTGCATGTGGGCAATAAAGGCGCTTACTGGGTGA
- a CDS encoding DUF47 domain-containing protein has translation MAGGGFLSWIRSNDREIIDALEQQGANVLKAANALVDLVSNFENVGERKVNIKDIEHRGDEIAHNIYLIMDKTFVTPLDREDISKLTSEVDEILDYIDGAADRFVLFKISKPTPYMIELAKILLSATQEVHTLMMRLRGFKNSADLIEHCRNINKYEHEADTIYRLAIAELFDTSDAIEIIKFKEIYLQLEDAVNRCQDVADTFEDIGLKYG, from the coding sequence ATGGCTGGCGGCGGCTTTCTCTCATGGATCCGCTCCAATGACAGAGAGATCATCGATGCACTAGAGCAGCAGGGCGCAAACGTGCTCAAGGCCGCTAACGCCCTTGTTGACCTAGTTTCAAATTTTGAGAATGTAGGCGAGCGCAAGGTCAACATTAAAGACATTGAGCATAGGGGCGACGAAATAGCCCACAACATCTACCTCATCATGGACAAGACGTTTGTCACGCCTCTTGACAGAGAAGACATTTCCAAGCTGACAAGCGAGGTGGACGAGATACTCGACTACATAGACGGCGCGGCAGACAGGTTCGTGCTCTTTAAGATAAGCAAGCCGACGCCGTACATGATAGAGCTTGCCAAGATCCTGCTTTCTGCCACGCAGGAGGTGCACACGCTGATGATGCGCCTCCGGGGCTTCAAAAACTCGGCAGACCTGATAGAGCACTGCAGGAACATCAACAAGTACGAGCACGAGGCTGACACCATATACAGGCTTGCAATCGCAGAGCTATTTGATACCAGCGACGCAATAGAAATAATCAAGTTCAAGGAAATCTACCTCCAGCTGGAAGACGCGGTCAACAGGTGTCAGGACGTCGCCGACACGTTTGAGGATATCGGCTTAAAATACGGTTGA
- a CDS encoding DUF72 domain-containing protein — MLLGTCGWSYQEWVGLFYPNNRVAKLPFYAKVFDTVEVDSSFYRMPTKMMVRGWEKATGPLFKFSLKLPKTITHDKRLTEGAEDDLAKFLDVIKPLEESDKLGCLLVQLAPSFSYDEADVLESFLELLPSYIHFAVEFRHESWDRKETWDLLKKYNVANTITESPIEFLSKIVVTSSTHAYVRWHGRGKPIWYDYTYSEEELMPWVDKLKEMEAKVPVTYAYFNNHYNAGAPHNALQFLAMRGELDEMQEKTITRIERKIRRKPSRITDFV, encoded by the coding sequence TTGCTTCTTGGCACCTGCGGGTGGAGCTACCAGGAGTGGGTCGGGCTTTTCTACCCAAACAACAGGGTTGCCAAGCTCCCGTTTTATGCCAAAGTATTTGACACAGTCGAGGTTGATTCGTCGTTTTACCGTATGCCGACAAAGATGATGGTAAGAGGATGGGAAAAGGCGACAGGCCCATTGTTCAAGTTTTCGCTGAAACTGCCAAAGACGATAACCCACGACAAGCGCCTCACGGAGGGTGCAGAGGACGATTTGGCAAAGTTTCTGGACGTCATCAAGCCGCTTGAAGAGTCAGATAAGCTTGGGTGCTTGCTTGTGCAGCTTGCGCCCAGCTTTTCCTATGACGAGGCAGACGTGTTGGAATCCTTTTTAGAGTTATTGCCTTCCTACATCCATTTTGCAGTCGAGTTCCGGCACGAATCGTGGGACAGAAAAGAAACATGGGATCTGCTAAAGAAATACAATGTCGCAAACACGATAACCGAATCCCCAATAGAGTTTCTGTCAAAGATCGTCGTGACTTCATCAACACACGCGTACGTAAGGTGGCACGGCAGAGGCAAGCCCATCTGGTACGACTATACATATTCAGAAGAAGAGCTGATGCCTTGGGTTGACAAGCTAAAAGAGATGGAGGCTAAGGTCCCGGTGACGTACGCCTACTTTAACAACCACTACAATGCTGGCGCGCCGCACAATGCGCTTCAGTTCCTGGCAATGAGAGGCGAGCTGGACGAAATGCAGGAAAAGACCATAACAAGAATTGAACGTAAGATCCGCAGAAAACCATCGAGGATAACAGATTTCGTGTAA